A window of Cohnella herbarum contains these coding sequences:
- a CDS encoding S-layer homology domain-containing protein: MTEKQAIRFISDEQGGYRIAEHSAYEPALLITNGHPGVAAAVSPADGGYGASTQTFQWNEASDAGSYRLVIAADAEFETIVKDQSGIGQNSYSVSGLEYGSIYYWKVVAINDNGYTFSNTYRFLVPNSDTYSKPLNQPVETPFYGDEAMFDNNNPLLDIGFAFDLFGEQFTQLIAEWYGEIRFQDPNSYYYMFPFSDDYNGLELSPMTKVIYKTIGAESDPDQKFVIQYTNMGLCCDYDQLDPFGTFQIILYESTNEIQFQYPNLVGFDYGERAFGSYADIGLRGSLGSVNYSKSGNIKKVSEKQAIRFIPDGLGSYTITANAVYEPILLTLNTLPAAPTAVSPADGSLSAPNLQWSDVSGATSYRVLIATDAKFKSIVLDETVAQNNLNVSGLEEGMGYYWKVVALNDAGYTFSNTYRFALASTQSINVATSGASSITSMTATVGGHVIANGNEIISERGIAYSLNANPTINDNRRVADTTGTGDYSVIIDRLQSGATYHIRAYAVSGAVITYGQDETFKTFSSSASLNTLNLSGITLEQSVSESVYAYTASVPYSVSSTTVTATVSDAVYGNVALSLYDGADSLVLGPVNLASGQTSGQLPLKSGSNQIELVLTAEDGSNKLYSVTVTRAAPPVTPTPSSGGGGGSSTVTSKDGKLTLPVGKAGEVSLNNEIEIAIPANASKKQLELTIEKVLSTQGLLSNKEILASSVYEILKNFTENFDKPVTITISFDPSKLKSGQTVAIFYYDEVKKTWVKVEGGKISKDRISADVNHFTKFAALVVDEKTGLPVSEQSTEPTTKPATEEVKFSDIAGHWAEASIKQAVYGGIVKGYANGTFKPNATVTRAEFAVMLMNALKPQGNGAELKFTDNATIGAWAKNAVAQGVQAGIIKGGNDGSFRPNAEVTRAEMAVMIANALGKSSEANATTGFADDKDIPAWAKGSVAIAKQAGIVQGKSGNKFAPQDNATRAEAVTVLLKMLTHKNK; encoded by the coding sequence TTGACCGAGAAACAAGCGATTCGGTTTATTAGCGACGAACAAGGCGGCTATAGGATTGCGGAACATAGCGCTTACGAACCAGCTCTCTTAATCACGAATGGCCATCCGGGCGTAGCGGCGGCGGTTAGTCCGGCGGACGGCGGCTATGGCGCCTCGACTCAGACGTTCCAATGGAACGAAGCGAGCGATGCGGGCTCTTATCGTTTGGTGATCGCCGCGGATGCCGAATTTGAGACGATCGTGAAGGATCAAAGCGGTATCGGACAAAACTCTTACTCCGTAAGCGGGTTAGAATACGGGAGTATATATTACTGGAAAGTCGTTGCCATTAACGATAACGGTTATACTTTTTCGAATACTTATCGTTTCTTGGTGCCGAATTCAGACACATATTCGAAGCCATTGAATCAGCCGGTAGAAACTCCTTTTTACGGGGATGAAGCAATGTTCGATAACAATAATCCTTTGCTCGACATCGGCTTCGCGTTTGATCTGTTCGGTGAACAATTTACGCAACTAATTGCCGAATGGTATGGAGAAATTAGATTCCAGGATCCGAATAGCTATTATTATATGTTCCCTTTCTCCGATGATTATAACGGTCTTGAGCTCAGTCCAATGACGAAAGTGATCTATAAGACTATAGGAGCCGAATCGGATCCGGATCAGAAATTCGTAATTCAATATACGAATATGGGATTGTGTTGCGACTATGATCAACTGGATCCGTTTGGTACCTTTCAAATCATTCTCTATGAATCGACGAATGAAATTCAGTTTCAATACCCTAATCTTGTAGGGTTCGATTATGGCGAACGCGCATTTGGCAGCTATGCGGATATCGGATTAAGGGGATCTTTGGGAAGCGTAAACTACTCTAAATCCGGGAATATCAAGAAGGTGTCGGAGAAACAAGCGATCCGCTTTATTCCAGATGGTCTTGGTAGCTATACGATAACGGCAAATGCTGTGTACGAACCTATTTTACTGACGCTGAATACTTTGCCTGCCGCTCCGACTGCGGTAAGTCCGGCCGACGGTTCCTTATCGGCCCCGAATTTGCAATGGAGCGACGTAAGCGGTGCAACCTCCTACCGGGTATTGATCGCTACGGATGCCAAGTTTAAATCGATTGTCCTAGATGAAACGGTAGCGCAAAACAACTTGAACGTTAGCGGGTTGGAAGAAGGAATGGGGTATTATTGGAAAGTGGTGGCTTTGAATGATGCAGGCTATACTTTCTCGAACACCTATCGATTCGCGCTAGCATCTACTCAATCGATTAATGTCGCAACGAGCGGGGCAAGCTCGATTACGAGCATGACGGCGACGGTCGGAGGTCATGTTATTGCCAATGGCAACGAAATCATTTCCGAGCGGGGAATCGCATACTCTCTGAATGCCAATCCGACGATTAACGACAATAGAAGGGTTGCAGATACAACCGGAACGGGAGATTACTCGGTCATTATCGACAGATTGCAATCGGGAGCAACCTACCACATACGGGCTTATGCGGTCTCAGGAGCCGTCATCACCTACGGTCAAGATGAGACGTTCAAGACCTTTAGCTCTAGCGCGAGCTTGAATACGCTGAACTTAAGCGGAATAACTTTGGAGCAATCCGTAAGCGAAAGCGTATATGCGTATACGGCAAGCGTTCCCTATTCCGTATCCAGCACGACCGTAACGGCCACCGTTAGCGATGCGGTCTATGGGAACGTGGCTTTGAGCTTGTACGATGGTGCAGATTCGCTTGTGCTTGGACCGGTAAATCTAGCAAGCGGACAGACAAGCGGTCAATTGCCGCTTAAATCAGGCAGCAATCAGATCGAACTGGTTCTCACGGCAGAAGATGGCAGCAACAAGCTGTATTCAGTAACCGTAACCCGTGCAGCCCCACCTGTTACACCAACTCCTTCAAGCGGTGGCGGAGGAGGTTCGAGTACCGTTACATCAAAGGATGGTAAGCTTACTCTTCCAGTAGGTAAAGCTGGTGAAGTCAGCTTGAATAATGAAATCGAGATCGCCATTCCGGCCAATGCTTCGAAGAAGCAACTGGAACTCACGATCGAGAAGGTATTGAGTACGCAAGGTTTACTTAGCAACAAAGAGATTTTAGCGAGCTCGGTCTACGAGATTCTGAAGAACTTCACGGAAAACTTCGATAAACCGGTTACGATCACGATATCTTTCGATCCATCGAAACTGAAGAGCGGCCAGACGGTAGCTATCTTCTACTACGATGAAGTAAAGAAAACGTGGGTGAAGGTCGAAGGCGGCAAAATCAGTAAAGATCGCATTAGTGCAGATGTTAATCATTTCACGAAGTTTGCAGCGCTTGTTGTAGATGAGAAAACAGGATTGCCGGTATCAGAGCAATCGACAGAACCGACAACCAAACCAGCAACAGAAGAAGTTAAATTCAGCGATATCGCGGGACATTGGGCTGAAGCGAGCATCAAACAAGCTGTGTACGGCGGTATCGTCAAAGGGTACGCCAATGGCACGTTTAAGCCGAACGCTACCGTGACCCGTGCAGAATTCGCAGTTATGTTGATGAATGCGTTGAAGCCGCAAGGTAATGGAGCGGAGCTGAAATTCACAGATAACGCGACAATCGGAGCATGGGCTAAGAATGCGGTGGCTCAAGGTGTGCAAGCGGGCATTATTAAAGGCGGCAATGACGGAAGCTTCCGCCCGAATGCAGAGGTTACACGCGCGGAGATGGCAGTGATGATTGCCAACGCTCTAGGTAAATCCAGTGAAGCGAACGCAACAACAGGCTTCGCGGATGACAAGGATATTCCAGCTTGGGCGAAGGGTAGCGTTGCTATCGCGAAGCAAGCTGGCATTGTACAAGGGAAAAGCGGCAACAAGTTTGCTCCGCAAGATAATGCGACAAGAGCAGAAGCCGTAACCGTACTGCTGAAAATGTTGACACATAAGAACAAATAG
- a CDS encoding S-layer homology domain-containing protein produces MYKMNRASKKIAAFILVIMMVVSCMPELFTTGEGKAYAADHTIVVGEGTEENPYQIAHADQLNDVRNHLEVPGNYFILTADIDLSSYSTDVGWAPINDFNGNIDGKGYTITGLTINRPIESNIGLFGITSDGSSIANMKLENVNVKGENQVGGLVGRHQNGTISNSYVSGSVSGIFDPISWQNGRSVGGLVGTNEGTINTSYSTAGLKGASYIGGLVGENNGTIDNSYATGNVERASGAGGLVGVNNGTISNSYGSGNVEAPSGAGGLVGENNGTISTSYATGFVEGDYEAGGLVGRNSKSISNSYAVGNVNGYYGIGGLVGLNYREATVSNSYSIGKVTAGSTAGGLIGSNGGTINSSFFDSVTSGQVDAGTGRTTAEMKTISTYEDWNFTSEWYLIEGYYPQLHAIKIKTPTANVASGPVAWKANVTLSTATVSAAVYYTIDGSTPSTSSLLYSSPIVVSNDLTIKAIAAIAGKLDSEMMLASYTIALPSAPMTGALIQGTNVGTTKLNGVAEGMEYSINTAGYQPITATSVDNISVIAGDKISIRVKATEVEPASLAQVLTVGLADIKPATKPSNSSGGGGSSTPTDGKLTLPIGQAGQVSLGDTVTVAIPTGATKKELKLTISKLLDTQNLVTNNQSLVSSIYEILKSFPENFSKPVALTFVFDPANVKKDQRVAVFYYDEAKKGWVEVTSSKINGNRISVEVDHFTKFAVFAVEPTGVVPEPEQLKVPTDITVENKFSDIAKHWAEANIKQAVGKAIVKGYADGTFKPNATVTRAEFAVMLMNALKPQGDGAKLNFTDAAKIGAWAKKAVAQGVQAGIIKGSNDGSFRPNAEVTRAEMAVMIANALGESSQANAATGFADDKEIPAWAKGSVAIVKQASIVQGKNGNEFAPQDQTTRAEAVTVILKLLDQMNK; encoded by the coding sequence ATGTACAAAATGAATCGAGCAAGTAAGAAAATAGCGGCATTCATACTGGTTATAATGATGGTGGTCAGTTGTATGCCAGAACTGTTTACGACAGGAGAAGGCAAAGCCTATGCGGCTGATCATACTATCGTGGTAGGAGAGGGTACGGAAGAAAACCCCTATCAAATCGCCCATGCGGATCAGCTCAATGATGTAAGAAACCATTTGGAGGTCCCAGGAAACTATTTCATACTGACGGCAGACATTGATTTGAGCAGCTACTCAACGGATGTGGGCTGGGCTCCGATTAATGATTTTAATGGAAATATAGACGGCAAAGGTTATACAATAACGGGGTTAACGATTAATAGGCCAATTGAGAGCAATATCGGATTATTTGGTATTACGAGTGATGGAAGTTCTATTGCAAATATGAAGCTGGAAAATGTAAACGTCAAAGGTGAAAATCAGGTAGGCGGCTTGGTGGGGAGGCACCAAAATGGAACAATCAGTAACAGCTATGTTTCAGGGAGTGTAAGTGGAATTTTTGACCCTATTTCTTGGCAAAATGGCAGATCTGTAGGTGGATTAGTGGGTACAAATGAAGGAACAATCAACACCAGCTACTCCACGGCAGGTTTAAAAGGAGCTAGTTATATAGGCGGCTTGGTCGGTGAGAATAATGGAACAATTGACAACAGCTATGCTACAGGAAATGTGGAAAGAGCTTCTGGAGCAGGCGGCTTGGTTGGTGTCAATAATGGCACAATCAGCAATAGCTATGGTTCAGGAAATGTAGAAGCACCTAGTGGAGCAGGCGGTTTGGTTGGCGAGAATAATGGAACGATCAGCACCAGCTATGCTACAGGTTTTGTGGAAGGAGATTATGAAGCGGGTGGCTTGGTAGGTCGTAATAGCAAATCAATCAGCAACAGCTATGCTGTCGGAAACGTAAATGGATATTATGGTATAGGCGGCTTAGTAGGTTTAAATTATAGAGAAGCAACAGTCAGCAATAGCTACTCTATAGGAAAAGTGACAGCCGGTTCCACAGCTGGCGGCTTGATTGGCTCGAATGGCGGAACAATCAACTCCAGTTTCTTCGACAGTGTCACATCCGGTCAAGTGGATGCAGGCACGGGTAGGACAACCGCAGAGATGAAGACGATAAGTACTTACGAGGATTGGAACTTTACATCGGAATGGTATTTAATCGAAGGTTATTATCCGCAATTACATGCCATTAAAATAAAGACCCCTACAGCTAATGTTGCAAGCGGGCCTGTGGCTTGGAAAGCAAATGTGACGCTTAGTACCGCAACGGTTAGCGCAGCGGTTTACTATACGATAGACGGCAGCACTCCTTCAACAAGCAGCCTATTGTACAGCTCACCTATCGTTGTAAGCAACGATCTGACGATCAAAGCGATTGCAGCAATTGCTGGAAAGCTAGATAGTGAGATGATGCTCGCTAGCTACACGATCGCTCTACCGTCAGCACCAATGACCGGCGCTTTGATCCAGGGAACGAACGTCGGAACGACGAAGTTGAACGGTGTTGCAGAGGGTATGGAGTACTCGATTAACACTGCCGGTTATCAACCTATTACGGCCACATCAGTAGATAATATTAGCGTAATTGCGGGGGATAAGATCTCGATCCGCGTAAAAGCAACCGAAGTAGAGCCAGCATCGTTAGCTCAAGTATTGACTGTCGGTTTAGCGGACATTAAGCCTGCGACTAAACCGTCAAATAGTAGCGGTGGCGGCGGTTCATCCACACCTACGGATGGCAAATTAACGCTTCCTATAGGTCAAGCAGGCCAAGTTAGCTTGGGAGATACAGTGACGGTTGCGATTCCAACTGGGGCAACGAAAAAAGAATTAAAATTAACGATAAGCAAATTACTGGATACGCAAAATCTTGTAACGAATAATCAATCGCTAGTAAGCTCGATCTATGAGATTCTGAAGAGTTTTCCGGAGAACTTCAGCAAGCCGGTTGCACTGACCTTTGTTTTTGATCCAGCTAACGTAAAGAAAGATCAAAGGGTCGCTGTATTCTATTATGACGAAGCGAAAAAGGGATGGGTAGAAGTAACGAGCAGCAAGATCAACGGAAACCGGATTAGCGTAGAGGTGGATCACTTCACGAAATTTGCGGTATTTGCAGTAGAACCAACGGGAGTTGTACCTGAGCCAGAGCAACTTAAGGTACCAACGGACATCACAGTGGAAAATAAATTTAGCGATATCGCGAAACATTGGGCTGAAGCGAATATCAAGCAAGCGGTGGGTAAAGCCATCGTTAAGGGTTATGCAGACGGAACGTTTAAGCCGAATGCTACCGTAACTCGCGCAGAATTCGCTGTTATGCTGATGAATGCGTTGAAGCCGCAAGGCGATGGAGCAAAGTTAAACTTCACTGATGCTGCGAAGATCGGAGCTTGGGCTAAGAAAGCGGTGGCTCAAGGAGTGCAAGCGGGCATTATTAAAGGGAGCAATGACGGTAGCTTCCGTCCGAATGCGGAGGTCACACGTGCTGAGATGGCCGTGATGATTGCCAACGCTCTGGGTGAATCAAGCCAAGCGAATGCCGCAACCGGCTTCGCGGATGATAAGGAGATCCCGGCTTGGGCGAAGGGTAGCGTTGCTATCGTGAAGCAAGCGAGTATTGTGCAAGGGAAAAACGGCAACGAATTTGCTCCTCAAGACCAAACAACAAGGGCAGAAGCGGTAACGGTTATACTGAAATTGCTGGATCAAATGAATAAGTAA
- a CDS encoding 4Fe-4S dicluster domain-containing protein, with product MIEFVSSDRCVQCTMCVKVCPTNVFDLGANKIPIIARQEDCQTCFICEAYCPVDALYVAPYADPLEVAPTEEHLVDNHLLGSWRETIGWGKGRIKLAAIDTTPFIDRILPVRRLE from the coding sequence ATGATTGAATTCGTAAGCTCGGATCGCTGCGTTCAATGCACGATGTGCGTGAAAGTATGCCCGACTAATGTGTTCGATTTAGGTGCGAATAAAATTCCGATAATTGCTCGTCAAGAGGATTGCCAAACCTGCTTTATATGCGAAGCCTACTGCCCGGTGGATGCGCTCTATGTGGCTCCTTATGCCGACCCATTGGAAGTTGCGCCAACGGAGGAGCACTTAGTGGATAACCACCTATTGGGCAGTTGGAGAGAAACCATCGGATGGGGCAAAGGCCGGATTAAACTAGCCGCAATCGATACTACCCCTTTCATAGATCGGATTCTACCGGTTCGACGCTTGGAATGA
- a CDS encoding FAD-dependent oxidoreductase: MDYMEADVLVIGGGPAGAWAAWSAARQGAKVILADKGYLGSSGATAPGGTNLLYLPPDRELREKAVQQRYKESGYLAEPEWIHRVLNQVYESLIWVEGWGYPFRRDEEGVPQRDHLQGPEYMKLMRRQVSRAGVRILDQSPALELLVDDHGVGGARGISRLDGGDWEVRANAVVIATGGCAFLSKGLGCNVLTGDGLLMATELGAELSGMEFTRQYAPSAAFGTVTRGRLLNWATYTSEDGTVLQGGGPRAGDFLPKMLSKGSVYAMLNHADTEEKRQILRKSHAIFFLPLDRAGIDPFTQRFPLTLRYEGTVRGTGGIRLTDDDCASTVQGLYAAGDAATRERVTGAKSGGGAFNASWAISSGMWAGAGAARFALAQERSAAARNLKPAGRYGLAGRGSSSSSQSPEPIDSAALVKAVQQEVFPLDINYFRSEPVLRQSLERLHGLWAGIQGTVLHTIQGRLRTRETAAMIATARWMYTAALERKETRGLHMLQEYPETDIAQQHRLIVSGLEQIRVYAERLTEHRELRLGQEAVGG; this comes from the coding sequence ATGGATTACATGGAAGCCGACGTGTTGGTGATCGGCGGAGGACCGGCAGGAGCTTGGGCTGCATGGAGCGCGGCCAGACAGGGAGCCAAAGTCATACTTGCGGATAAAGGATATTTGGGTTCTAGCGGCGCTACTGCGCCTGGAGGTACGAACCTGCTGTATCTTCCGCCGGATCGCGAGCTGCGCGAGAAGGCCGTGCAGCAGCGGTATAAGGAAAGCGGATATTTGGCCGAGCCGGAGTGGATTCATCGGGTATTGAACCAAGTTTACGAAAGCTTGATTTGGGTTGAAGGCTGGGGATATCCGTTCAGACGCGACGAGGAAGGGGTTCCGCAGAGGGATCACCTGCAGGGGCCCGAATACATGAAATTAATGCGTCGGCAGGTAAGCCGTGCCGGCGTACGTATTCTTGACCAATCGCCTGCGTTGGAACTGCTGGTGGATGACCATGGCGTAGGAGGCGCTCGCGGTATATCGCGTCTGGACGGCGGAGATTGGGAAGTTCGCGCTAACGCGGTCGTGATCGCTACTGGAGGCTGCGCCTTCCTGAGCAAAGGACTCGGATGTAACGTGCTCACCGGCGACGGTCTGCTGATGGCGACGGAACTCGGAGCCGAACTGTCGGGCATGGAATTCACGCGCCAATATGCACCGAGTGCAGCCTTCGGTACGGTCACGCGCGGTAGGCTGCTCAACTGGGCGACCTATACGTCGGAAGACGGTACGGTGCTCCAAGGCGGAGGCCCTAGGGCCGGCGACTTTCTTCCGAAGATGCTGAGCAAAGGATCGGTATACGCCATGCTCAACCATGCGGATACGGAAGAGAAGCGGCAAATTTTACGCAAGTCGCATGCGATTTTTTTCTTGCCGCTGGATCGCGCGGGGATCGATCCGTTCACGCAGCGCTTTCCGCTGACGCTGCGTTATGAAGGAACCGTTCGCGGCACGGGAGGCATTCGCTTGACGGATGACGATTGCGCCTCCACGGTTCAAGGTCTGTACGCCGCAGGCGATGCGGCCACCCGGGAACGCGTTACCGGGGCCAAGTCTGGAGGCGGCGCGTTCAACGCCTCCTGGGCGATCTCCTCCGGCATGTGGGCCGGAGCCGGAGCCGCGCGATTCGCGCTAGCCCAAGAGCGTAGCGCAGCCGCGCGAAATCTGAAGCCAGCCGGACGGTACGGCTTGGCTGGCCGCGGCAGTAGCAGTAGCAGTCAGTCGCCGGAGCCTATCGATTCGGCGGCGTTGGTGAAAGCTGTCCAGCAAGAGGTATTTCCGCTGGACATCAATTATTTCCGCAGCGAGCCGGTGCTGCGTCAATCGCTGGAGCGCCTGCACGGCTTGTGGGCAGGAATTCAGGGAACGGTGCTGCACACGATTCAGGGTCGTTTGCGAACAAGGGAAACAGCGGCGATGATTGCAACCGCCAGATGGATGTATACTGCGGCATTGGAGAGAAAAGAAACGCGCGGTTTGCACATGCTCCAAGAATACCCTGAAACGGATATCGCCCAGCAGCACCGCCTAATCGTGTCGGGCCTTGAGCAAATTCGGGTTTATGCGGAGCGGTTGACGGAGCACCGCGAGCTGCGTCTAGGGCAAGAGGCGGTGGGCGGATGA
- a CDS encoding ABC transporter substrate-binding protein, producing the protein MTKGQRQNKDGLHKSRYAGILLVIILAMLFTQACGDKEKTASTGAEDSATASSVGKGPTTLNYGYIGTSKLNFPGGAEGWGFYKGIIQEELKKYGITDVKLTAFPNGPDLSESLISGRLDVGSLGDTPAILSRSVGAKTRYITQGSTNSIGYLIGKKDGPKTLEELKGKTVSTQKGSFHHRYLAGLLKENNITDVKIVHMLRVDAEAAIARGEIDAMTNTDVFALKQIDQGYPLIDDATKHPNLLGTSATVVSEDYLSQLADFPKIWNEIRLKALNDLKANPDEYYEFLAELNNSTPELMQKVSPISFIKEVPFTDDGIKLLEGTKQFLVDEKLAEKDFDLNDWILE; encoded by the coding sequence ATGACAAAGGGACAAAGACAAAACAAGGATGGTTTGCATAAGAGCCGTTACGCAGGGATATTGCTCGTGATTATACTCGCGATGTTGTTTACGCAAGCCTGCGGCGATAAGGAGAAGACGGCATCAACCGGTGCCGAAGATTCAGCGACGGCTTCCTCGGTCGGCAAGGGTCCGACAACGTTAAATTACGGTTATATCGGGACAAGTAAGCTGAATTTCCCCGGCGGGGCCGAAGGTTGGGGCTTCTACAAAGGAATCATTCAAGAGGAATTGAAGAAATACGGAATCACGGACGTGAAGTTAACGGCGTTTCCGAACGGTCCCGATTTAAGCGAATCGTTAATCAGCGGTCGTCTGGATGTGGGCAGCTTGGGAGACACCCCGGCTATTCTGTCCAGATCGGTAGGGGCCAAGACGCGCTATATTACTCAGGGATCTACGAACAGCATTGGGTATTTAATCGGTAAAAAGGACGGTCCCAAGACGCTGGAGGAACTGAAGGGGAAAACCGTTTCCACGCAAAAAGGCTCGTTTCACCATCGTTATCTGGCGGGTTTACTTAAGGAAAACAATATCACCGACGTGAAAATCGTGCATATGCTGCGCGTCGATGCGGAAGCGGCGATCGCTCGCGGCGAGATCGACGCGATGACCAATACCGACGTATTCGCTCTCAAACAAATCGATCAAGGCTACCCGTTGATCGACGATGCCACGAAACACCCGAATCTGCTAGGGACTAGCGCTACGGTCGTCTCGGAAGATTATTTAAGCCAATTAGCGGACTTTCCGAAAATCTGGAACGAAATTCGTCTGAAAGCTTTGAACGACTTGAAAGCAAACCCCGACGAGTACTACGAATTTTTGGCGGAGCTGAACAATTCTACGCCCGAGTTGATGCAAAAAGTAAGTCCGATCAGCTTCATTAAGGAAGTTCCTTTTACGGATGACGGCATTAAGCTGCTCGAAGGAACGAAACAATTCCTCGTGGACGAGAAATTGGCTGAGAAAGATTTCGATCTGAACGATTGGATCTTGGAATAA
- a CDS encoding ABC transporter permease produces the protein MGNAVKSLSQQPRPSDIADRTERLLLRSTWFRTKLNDIAIGALLPIFILLIWQVLGNLGVFSPTFLPTPLAIAAEFQKLIVSGELFQHLSISLQRAAMGFLIGGVAGLVFGILVGFAQRLEFLLDPSFQMLRMIPHLAAAPLIILWFGFGEVSKIFIIANGAFFPMYINTFVGIRNVDRKYFEVTQVLNFSKSKQIFRLIFPASLPSILLGLRLSVSISWLGLVVAELIGSQAGIGFLINYGKQTASTELIFTGVIIFAVFGKLVDSAVRLLERRWLRWRDSFQG, from the coding sequence ATGGGCAACGCAGTCAAATCGTTATCGCAACAACCGCGGCCAAGCGATATCGCCGATCGGACCGAACGGTTGCTCCTAAGAAGCACATGGTTCAGGACCAAATTGAACGATATTGCCATCGGCGCGTTATTGCCGATATTCATCCTGCTAATATGGCAAGTACTCGGAAACTTGGGCGTTTTCTCCCCAACGTTCCTGCCGACGCCGCTTGCCATTGCAGCCGAATTTCAGAAGCTTATCGTGTCGGGCGAATTATTTCAACACTTATCGATATCGCTCCAACGGGCTGCTATGGGTTTTCTCATAGGCGGCGTAGCGGGACTTGTATTCGGCATTCTCGTCGGGTTTGCTCAACGATTGGAGTTTTTGCTGGACCCTTCGTTCCAAATGCTGCGAATGATTCCCCATCTGGCGGCGGCTCCGCTGATCATTCTATGGTTTGGATTCGGCGAAGTTTCCAAAATATTCATTATTGCCAACGGCGCGTTTTTCCCTATGTACATTAATACGTTCGTAGGCATTCGCAATGTCGATCGCAAGTATTTCGAAGTGACGCAAGTGCTTAATTTCAGTAAATCGAAACAAATCTTCCGATTGATTTTCCCGGCTTCCTTGCCGAGCATATTGTTGGGATTGCGTTTGTCCGTCTCCATTTCCTGGTTGGGGCTTGTCGTAGCGGAGCTGATCGGCTCACAGGCCGGTATCGGCTTCCTCATCAATTACGGCAAACAAACGGCGAGCACGGAACTGATTTTTACGGGAGTCATCATATTCGCGGTTTTCGGTAAGCTTGTCGATTCGGCAGTCCGCTTGTTAGAGCGTAGGTGGCTGCGTTGGAGAGACAGCTTTCAAGGATAG
- a CDS encoding ABC transporter permease, which produces MSQQRQFAAVDLATMEQEQRLSFIENKQRFRQRFNRFVLGATVPVLLLAAWQILGDRGVISTLLFPTPFRIFQAGIRLMQTGELFDNLQISLFRALSGFILGGALGLMLGVLVGLFRNTERTLDPTVQMIRMVPHLAIAPLFILWFGIGETAKILLIAKGAFFPLYINAFIGIRDVDNKLFDVTRVLGFSKWKQTIRLVLPAALPNILLGVRISLGVSWLGLVVAELMGSTEGIGYLMSDARQFSKTPVVFVGILIFATFGILSDLLVRSLERKWLSWRENYKG; this is translated from the coding sequence ATGAGCCAGCAACGGCAGTTCGCGGCAGTAGATTTGGCAACTATGGAACAGGAGCAAAGGCTGTCTTTCATAGAAAACAAACAAAGATTCAGACAACGATTCAATCGTTTCGTTCTTGGCGCAACCGTTCCGGTTCTGCTTCTCGCGGCGTGGCAAATTCTCGGCGACCGGGGCGTTATTTCAACGTTGCTGTTTCCGACGCCCTTTAGGATCTTCCAAGCAGGTATCCGGCTCATGCAAACGGGCGAGTTGTTCGACAATTTGCAGATCAGTCTGTTCCGCGCTTTATCCGGTTTTATTCTAGGAGGCGCATTGGGACTGATGCTCGGCGTTCTTGTCGGGTTGTTCCGGAATACGGAAAGAACGTTGGATCCGACCGTACAGATGATCCGCATGGTACCGCATCTGGCGATAGCCCCTCTGTTCATCTTATGGTTCGGCATTGGCGAGACGGCTAAAATTTTACTGATCGCCAAAGGAGCCTTCTTCCCGCTCTACATTAATGCCTTCATCGGCATTCGGGACGTGGATAACAAGCTGTTCGATGTAACGCGGGTGCTCGGATTCAGCAAATGGAAGCAGACTATTCGATTGGTTCTCCCCGCCGCGCTGCCCAATATTTTACTTGGCGTTCGAATCTCTCTGGGCGTATCCTGGCTCGGACTGGTCGTAGCCGAACTGATGGGTTCAACGGAGGGGATCGGTTACCTGATGTCCGACGCCAGACAATTCTCCAAAACGCCGGTTGTGTTCGTTGGGATCCTAATCTTCGCGACATTCGGCATTCTGTCCGACTTGTTAGTCCGGTCGCTTGAGCGGAAATGGCTATCTTGGCGTGAAAACTATAAAGGGTGA